A single window of Verrucomicrobiota bacterium DNA harbors:
- a CDS encoding transposase, producing the protein MAARRRDAFQAAARADPGLVRQGHTTGRQGRPDRDIEAALVEALGVEQTGRSVISRTCYSLRADFARRQERDLSEHQVLYLSLDAIYLNLRPEDERAGRSCAPARSPWMAAKCCCSCRRGQGGLRLLGSVFRRREAARSE; encoded by the coding sequence GTGGCTGCGCGCCGTCGGGACGCGTTCCAGGCGGCTGCTCGAGCTGATCCCGGCCTTGTACGTCAAGGGCATACGACGGGCCGGCAGGGCCGACCCGATCGTGACATCGAGGCAGCGCTGGTCGAAGCGCTCGGCGTCGAGCAGACCGGCCGCAGCGTCATCAGCCGGACGTGCTATAGCCTGCGGGCGGACTTTGCCCGCCGGCAGGAGCGTGATCTGAGCGAGCACCAGGTGCTCTATCTGTCTCTCGACGCGATCTACCTGAATCTTCGACCCGAAGACGAGCGCGCGGGGCGATCCTGTGCGCCTGCGCGATCGCCTTGGATGGCGGCCAAGTGCTGCTGCTCTTGCCGTCGGGGACAAGGAGGGTTGCGCCTGTTGGGAAGCGTTTTCAGAAGACGTGAAGCGGCGCGGTCAGAGTGA
- a CDS encoding methyltransferase domain-containing protein, which yields METQAEFLSLLVCPSCRRRALDSQAPTRFHKLNAAVRDELLCTSCRSVFPIVDGIPVLFSDSRRIAFAVDEASKAKAVSDVADLNRQYVASHGAQRLRLSTDSEGGRVAWEYFFWNAWREHGDETGVLSGDRERLERHLRATGAVGGRLRFLEDVVRYEGSLDGKLLLNVGCGPDALLERVLDKGCRVIEQDIVLDSLAVLKRRGAAFCLCCDLAELPIAARSVDLATSSGVIHHVWPIARPLAHVMRVLKPGGGAYFVEPNAFALTTMVKMLVPQGVARLLRSMQRETKSPSPFERSINPFVMAGLLEKCGARKEDIHRSFRRDTWGTPPRAIKFVLDGAVRLFPVLSAHCFTAVRKSAGPGE from the coding sequence GTGGAGACGCAAGCAGAGTTCCTCTCTTTGCTCGTTTGCCCATCCTGTCGCCGGCGGGCGCTTGATTCGCAGGCGCCTACCCGCTTCCACAAGCTCAACGCCGCCGTGCGCGACGAGCTTCTCTGCACCTCGTGCCGCTCCGTGTTCCCGATCGTTGACGGCATCCCCGTCTTGTTCAGCGACAGCCGGCGTATCGCCTTCGCGGTGGACGAGGCGTCCAAGGCGAAGGCGGTCAGCGATGTTGCCGACCTCAACAGGCAATACGTTGCCTCTCACGGTGCGCAGCGACTCAGATTGAGCACCGATTCGGAGGGAGGCAGGGTCGCCTGGGAGTACTTCTTCTGGAACGCCTGGCGAGAACATGGCGATGAGACGGGGGTCCTCAGCGGCGACAGGGAGAGACTCGAACGACACTTGCGGGCGACCGGTGCAGTGGGTGGGCGCCTTCGTTTCCTCGAGGATGTTGTGCGCTACGAAGGCTCGTTGGATGGGAAGCTGCTTCTCAACGTTGGCTGCGGGCCCGATGCGCTACTCGAGCGCGTGCTCGACAAAGGGTGCCGGGTCATCGAACAGGACATCGTGCTCGACTCGCTGGCTGTGCTGAAGAGACGCGGTGCCGCATTCTGTCTGTGCTGCGACCTTGCCGAACTTCCCATTGCCGCAAGGTCCGTGGATCTTGCCACCTCGTCCGGCGTGATCCATCACGTGTGGCCGATCGCCCGGCCGTTGGCACATGTAATGCGCGTTCTCAAACCGGGTGGAGGTGCCTACTTCGTCGAGCCGAATGCGTTTGCCCTGACGACCATGGTGAAGATGCTTGTCCCGCAAGGGGTCGCCCGCTTGCTCCGGAGCATGCAGAGGGAGACGAAATCGCCTTCGCCGTTTGAGCGATCAATCAACCCGTTCGTCATGGCCGGCCTGCTCGAGAAGTGCGGTGCCCGAAAGGAAGACATTCACCGGTCCTTTCGCCGGGACACGTGGGGGACCCCCCCCCGCGCCATCAAGTTCGTTCTCGACGGAGCCGTCCGCCTCTTTCCGGTTCTTTCGGCTCACTGCTTCACCGCGGTACGAAAGAGCGCGGGTCCCGGGGAGTAG